A segment of the Prochlorococcus marinus str. MIT 9215 genome:
GATATCCAAAGTATTTGATATCTATCATTGTTGGGGGACTTTTTGCTTTGCTTGAACCTTTATTCAAGAATAGATCAAATCCACTCACAATAGTAGGTATGATATCTTCTGTCTTAAGTGCTTTCATAACTGTTTATTTTGTCTTGCAAGCGATGACAAACCCTATAAATTTACAACCATAATGCCAAATAATTACCGTCTTGCAAAAGTTTCTTCTCTTTTGAAGAAAGAAATTACACTTATTTTGCAGAATGAATTAGAAATTGACCTTATTAGTGATCATTTCGTCAATATTTCTAAGATTGATTTATCAGGTGATTTACAACACTGTAAAATTTATATAACTTCAACTGCTCAAGAGAAAGTGAAGAAAGAAATTGTATCAAACTTGAATACTGCTAAAAGCTCCATAAGGCATAGTTTAGGAAAAAGAATTGAGATGAGAAGAGTTCCAGAGATAATTTTTAAAGACGATGTTGTTCTTGATAAAGGATTATCAGTCTTGAAACTTCTCGATGAATTAAAAAATAAAAATCAAAATCATAATGTTGAGGACGAGGATGCCAAAAGTTGATCTACCCCTTTATCAAAGAAATATAATTATTACACGATCAAAAGAAGGGATATTGGATATAAAAAAGATATTCATAAGCAAGGGCGCTAATGTATTTGATTTACCTGCAATAAGTATTGCTGATCCTGATGATTTAAATCCTCTTGATGAAGCATTAAATCAAATAAATGATTTTCATTGGATTATTTTTTCCAGTAGTAATGGGATCAAATTTGTGGACAAAAGACTTAGATACTTTAATAGTTCATTAAAAGAATGTTCTAAAAAAATAAAAATCGCCGTAGTCGGAGAGAAAACCTCAAAAACTCTTGATGATTTTGGGATTAAGGCTGATTTCATACCTCCAGAATTTGTTGCTGAAAGTTTAATTGATAATTTCCCAGTATCTGGTTATGGACTTCGAGTTTTTGTACCTAGAGTTCAAACAGGTGGTAGGGATTTAATTGCAGATCAATTTAGAAAGTCTGGTTCTCGTGTATTTGAGGTTGCTGCATACGAAACTAGATGTCCTGAATCAATTCCGGAAGAAACAATTGATATTATTTCTAATCGAAAAGTCGATGCAATTATTTTCTCAAGCGGTAAAACCGTAGTAAATGCTGCTTTTTTACTAGAGAAAAAACTTGGTAAACAATGGTTAGAATATTTTGATCAAATTAAGTTATTAACTATTGGACCTCAGACAACAAAAATATGTAACAAGATTTTTGGAAGAGTTGATAGTCAGGCACAAAAATATACTTTTGATGGACTACTAGATGTAGCAATTAATATTTTTAATTAGAAAAATTTTTTGTATAGTTCTTTTCAACTAAATCTTTGAATCTATCAATATTGGCTTGTAATTCGTTTGTAACCATTTTGCCTAAAATATTTTCTTCCATAAACCGAGCAATCATTTTTGGTAGTTCATAGGTTATTGCTAAATTTACCGTTGTAATTTGATCAGTTTTACTTTCGAAAATTACTGATCCCTCAGTTGGTAAACCTCCTATTGATTTCCATTTAAGTTTGCTTTTTTCAACCCTTTCTGTAATTTGAGCTTTCCATTTAAACCTAAAGCCATTTGCAGCTAATGTCCATTCTGTTAAATCTGGTAACGTATTAGTTTCTTCGTCAACTGTTTTTACAGATTCAATCCAGCTCATCCAAAGTGACATTGAGTCTAAATCGCTCCATGTGTCCCATACATTTTCGAGAGGCGCATTAACAACTGTTATTACGTCATGTTTTAGCCAAGTACCCATTAATTAACTTACTGCAAGATTTTTTGCTAATTCGACTTTCTTCTCTAAAATTGCGGCGGCAGCTAAATGACCACTCATTGTAGCTCCCTCCATAGAGTCTATATAATCTTGTTTTGTATAACTACCAGCCATGAAGAAATTAGATATAGATGTTTTTTGATCGGGTCTGAAAGGTTCCATACCGGGAGCTTCTCTATAGAGTGATTGTGGAATTTGCACCACGTTGCTCCAAAGCAATTTAAGGTTTTTTGAGGATGGGAATAGACGGCGAACCTCTTTATCAATTTCTTTTGTAATTGCTTCTGTGGATCTTCCCATCCATCTATCTCCAGGAGTTAAAACACATTGGAGAAGCGATCCCATATCTTTTTTTCTATAGTCTGCTGGACTTGCTAGAGCTAAATCAGCAAAACAACTGAAAGAGGCATCAGCAGAATAAAGAAGGTTATCTAGTCCAATTGGTTCGTTTCCAGTATTATCTTGGTGTAATTCTGTAACCCAACCGTCATATCTTAATTGGATTGTGGCAACAGCTACAGCTCTAAGTTTTTTTAAACCTTCAAATTCTTTAAATTGATACCATTCTTTTGGAATTATTTTTTTTATTCCAGGAACATCACAGGCAGCTAGAAATTTATCTGCAAACACTGACTTAATTCCTTCAGGAGAAGATATTTTTAATTGATTTACTGAATAAGAGGAAGATTCCTTTTCATAGATGATTTCTTCTACCTTATGGTTGAGATGTATTTTTGCACCTTTGTTTGTGATGTAGTCGACGATAGGTTGCGTTAACCACTTATGTGGGGAACCTTTTAAAAGATTAAGTTTTGAGGCTTCTGTTTTTGAAGCAAACATCATGAATATAGTCAGCATGCATCTTGCTGAAATATCTTTGCAATTAATAAAACCTAATGCATATGCAATAGGATCCCACATTCTTTCTAAACTTTTTTCACTCCCACCATGGTTTAAAAACCATTCTTTAAAACTAATTCTATCTAGATCTCTAATTATTTTCATTGCGCCTTCGTAGTCTATCAATCCTCTAACGATTGGACTTGTGCCTAA
Coding sequences within it:
- a CDS encoding DUF751 family protein, encoding MGEFFSNVARYPKYLISIIVGGLFALLEPLFKNRSNPLTIVGMISSVLSAFITVYFVLQAMTNPINLQP
- the rbfA gene encoding 30S ribosome-binding factor RbfA gives rise to the protein MPNNYRLAKVSSLLKKEITLILQNELEIDLISDHFVNISKIDLSGDLQHCKIYITSTAQEKVKKEIVSNLNTAKSSIRHSLGKRIEMRRVPEIIFKDDVVLDKGLSVLKLLDELKNKNQNHNVEDEDAKS
- a CDS encoding uroporphyrinogen-III synthase is translated as MPKVDLPLYQRNIIITRSKEGILDIKKIFISKGANVFDLPAISIADPDDLNPLDEALNQINDFHWIIFSSSNGIKFVDKRLRYFNSSLKECSKKIKIAVVGEKTSKTLDDFGIKADFIPPEFVAESLIDNFPVSGYGLRVFVPRVQTGGRDLIADQFRKSGSRVFEVAAYETRCPESIPEETIDIISNRKVDAIIFSSGKTVVNAAFLLEKKLGKQWLEYFDQIKLLTIGPQTTKICNKIFGRVDSQAQKYTFDGLLDVAINIFN
- a CDS encoding SRPBCC family protein, with amino-acid sequence MGTWLKHDVITVVNAPLENVWDTWSDLDSMSLWMSWIESVKTVDEETNTLPDLTEWTLAANGFRFKWKAQITERVEKSKLKWKSIGGLPTEGSVIFESKTDQITTVNLAITYELPKMIARFMEENILGKMVTNELQANIDRFKDLVEKNYTKNFSN
- the zds gene encoding 9,9'-di-cis-zeta-carotene desaturase; translation: MKIAIVGSGLAGLTAAVNLVDEGHEVEIYESRSFWGGKVGSWEDKDGNHIEMGLHVFFYNYANLFQLMKKVGALDNLLPKVHTHLFINNGGNLKSLDFRFPLGAPFNGLKAFFTTEQLTWVDKFRNALALGTSPIVRGLIDYEGAMKIIRDLDRISFKEWFLNHGGSEKSLERMWDPIAYALGFINCKDISARCMLTIFMMFASKTEASKLNLLKGSPHKWLTQPIVDYITNKGAKIHLNHKVEEIIYEKESSSYSVNQLKISSPEGIKSVFADKFLAACDVPGIKKIIPKEWYQFKEFEGLKKLRAVAVATIQLRYDGWVTELHQDNTGNEPIGLDNLLYSADASFSCFADLALASPADYRKKDMGSLLQCVLTPGDRWMGRSTEAITKEIDKEVRRLFPSSKNLKLLWSNVVQIPQSLYREAPGMEPFRPDQKTSISNFFMAGSYTKQDYIDSMEGATMSGHLAAAAILEKKVELAKNLAVS